The following are encoded together in the Ezakiella massiliensis genome:
- the dnaG gene encoding DNA primase yields MRISEDTIEKIKDANDIVDFIGSYVSLKKRGQSYVGLCPFHGEKTPSFTVTPSLGIFKCFGCGESGDVIGFLMKYENLDFNEAIRVLADRARIPLEEYSAVPMPRIDDNYYEIHREAAYFYLDQLFKSPVAMAYLKNRNITPATAKRFGLGYAPDSWSALKDYLIAKGYREDELLKANLIGKSEKTGNTYDLFRSRLVFPIIDLKKRVCGFSGRIIGEGEPKYYNSRDSLEFTKGNMLFGLNLVQQNTKRDKIMLVEGNIDVVKLHQMGINYVVAALGTAFTERQAQLLKRFGNEVYLCLDGDSAGKSATLRDIEILQNQGVSPKIISIPGGLDPDDYVNTYGVDGFKALLLAAKSPFEFVIDYSLEGKDLDRHDDFINFVQSVLDFIKKVPDPISRDVYIKHLSKTYDISMDAIREEFTSLTKVEEDSESDFTIPRAENKWPRLLINVMVTEKANALYLDNMGIGDMLAENNVKYLYDLILKIYQTEDVIDIDELKNILDQEGRINTKQLFWLQKLDLTAKETEKMLSDIYRQVKAASEYKRTGKLVDEIDSADNIDDAMKLLEELDKMHERK; encoded by the coding sequence ATGCGTATTTCAGAAGATACAATCGAAAAAATTAAAGATGCAAACGATATTGTCGACTTTATTGGCTCTTACGTTTCCTTAAAGAAACGAGGTCAATCCTATGTCGGCCTCTGCCCCTTTCATGGAGAAAAGACCCCGTCATTTACGGTCACTCCATCATTGGGAATTTTTAAGTGCTTTGGCTGCGGAGAATCGGGCGATGTGATTGGATTTTTGATGAAGTATGAAAACTTGGACTTCAATGAAGCCATCAGAGTTTTGGCAGACCGAGCCCGGATTCCCTTGGAAGAATATTCAGCGGTCCCAATGCCGAGGATCGATGACAATTATTATGAAATCCACAGGGAGGCGGCATATTTTTACTTAGATCAACTTTTTAAATCGCCAGTGGCAATGGCCTATTTAAAAAATAGAAATATTACGCCAGCCACAGCCAAACGCTTTGGCTTAGGTTACGCGCCCGACTCTTGGTCGGCCCTCAAGGATTATCTCATTGCCAAGGGTTACAGGGAAGACGAACTTTTAAAGGCAAATTTAATTGGCAAGAGCGAAAAAACTGGAAACACTTATGACCTCTTTAGGTCACGCTTGGTTTTTCCGATTATAGATTTAAAAAAACGCGTATGCGGTTTTAGCGGGCGGATTATTGGTGAAGGCGAACCCAAATACTACAACTCCAGAGATAGCCTGGAATTTACCAAGGGCAACATGCTTTTTGGTTTAAATCTGGTCCAGCAAAATACAAAACGCGACAAGATTATGTTGGTCGAAGGCAATATCGATGTAGTAAAACTCCACCAAATGGGTATTAATTACGTAGTAGCAGCACTTGGTACGGCCTTTACTGAAAGACAGGCCCAACTCTTGAAGCGTTTTGGCAACGAAGTTTACTTGTGTCTAGACGGAGACAGTGCAGGGAAATCTGCAACCCTAAGGGACATAGAAATTTTGCAAAACCAAGGAGTAAGTCCAAAAATAATTTCTATACCAGGCGGCCTGGACCCAGACGACTATGTAAATACTTATGGGGTTGACGGTTTTAAAGCGCTTTTGTTAGCTGCCAAGTCGCCTTTTGAATTTGTAATCGACTATAGTCTGGAGGGCAAGGACCTGGATAGGCACGATGACTTTATAAATTTTGTGCAATCGGTTTTGGATTTTATAAAAAAAGTTCCCGATCCGATCTCAAGAGACGTTTATATAAAACACCTGTCCAAGACTTATGACATTAGCATGGACGCCATCAGGGAAGAATTTACATCCCTTACCAAGGTCGAGGAGGACAGCGAAAGCGATTTTACAATTCCACGGGCCGAGAACAAGTGGCCCCGCCTTTTGATAAATGTAATGGTAACTGAAAAGGCCAACGCCCTTTACCTTGACAATATGGGTATAGGCGATATGCTGGCTGAAAACAATGTAAAATACCTTTATGATTTGATCTTAAAAATCTACCAGACAGAAGATGTAATTGACATTGACGAACTGAAAAATATTCTGGACCAAGAGGGCAGGATAAATACAAAGCAATTATTCTGGCTGCAAAAGTTGGATTTAACTGCCAAGGAAACTGAAAAAATGTTAAGCGATATTTACCGCCAGGTCAAGGCTGCCAGCGAGTACAAGCGTACTGGCAAGCTGGTAGACGAAATTGATTCGGCGGACAATATAGATGATGCGATGAAGCTTTTGGAAGAGCTTGATAAGATGCATGAAAGGAAATGA
- the ybeY gene encoding rRNA maturation RNase YbeY, which yields MQATNEKAFDFENFSLILNFTRFEMTKEEIAAIKLAIEKTLAAHHIKNTELSFTMVDPYEIKRLNCDFRNIDRVTDVLSFPIDDQMLGDIVVCKKRLTKQAKAYGNSYLRELSYLTVHSVLHLLGYDHMEKRDKQLMRKMEKEIMKDLEGK from the coding sequence ATGCAAGCGACAAATGAAAAGGCCTTTGACTTTGAAAACTTTTCTTTAATTTTAAATTTCACCAGATTTGAAATGACAAAGGAAGAAATCGCGGCCATTAAATTGGCCATTGAAAAAACTTTGGCTGCCCACCATATAAAAAACACAGAGCTTAGCTTTACCATGGTCGACCCATATGAGATTAAACGCCTTAACTGCGACTTTAGAAATATTGACCGGGTGACCGATGTGCTGAGCTTTCCCATTGATGACCAAATGCTGGGCGATATTGTGGTTTGTAAGAAGAGACTAACTAAACAGGCCAAGGCCTACGGTAATTCTTATCTGAGGGAGCTTAGCTATTTGACTGTCCACAGTGTTTTGCACTTGCTGGGCTATGATCATATGGAAAAACGCGACAAACAGCTGATGAGGAAGATGGAAAAGGAGATTATGAAGGACCTTGAAGGAAAGTAA
- a CDS encoding glycine--tRNA ligase subunit beta, whose translation MEKFVLDVSMEPIRTESVDLVEYEILEKFRIWLLSEKIKQNALHVRVFKNRVVVTASLDTSAEFLNENLGQVFEAIRQSDIDTFNEYQAFYRPILNIVAFFGDKKLDIEIGDKKSSDQNLINFRDYIKIDSAEDYFEKMKAYLYTDKKEGYEKMSTALKKRAMANGKKLMHEDERVEALSVIDSKLSIAEVEFDGTYLELPEPIIESVLHKHNVIFAMYYLNGAISNSYLIVYREGTDPGPVKNSLSEMINEELKNISRLFKKDTEETLDAYLPKLSWISDIESLGSMSDKTKRLESIIGSLVDELSLADEMEENIKLASKFMKADLATQTVKCYENLRGIVGGEIFEANRDNSSAANAIKEQYLPDFTGREPETIGGAVLAIADRMHDLAGLEILGELNIKSSWAFKEAYEILKLMISIKPELSLRDLIESSLYAFAENSVGAFDFDKVFKSLFEIFKGQFKYTLYKNNINNIFYEDILITEDKPINKLFMDLKDLSSIEDEDQLKFLKDLIAYKKMIGGASDPVDGDFTESESDFSDLIKYAGDKSNDALEFFNHLYEYKDRFYKLKDSYKEAEISKSSLVLADNLEGRWI comes from the coding sequence ATGGAGAAATTTGTTTTAGACGTTAGCATGGAGCCCATTCGAACTGAGTCTGTGGACTTGGTCGAGTATGAAATTTTAGAAAAATTTCGCATCTGGCTCCTCAGTGAAAAAATTAAACAAAACGCCCTCCACGTCAGGGTTTTTAAAAATCGGGTCGTAGTCACAGCAAGTTTGGATACTTCGGCGGAATTTTTAAACGAAAATTTGGGCCAGGTCTTTGAAGCTATCAGGCAAAGTGACATTGACACCTTTAATGAATACCAGGCTTTTTATAGGCCAATCCTAAACATAGTCGCCTTTTTTGGTGACAAAAAGCTGGACATAGAAATCGGCGACAAAAAATCTTCGGACCAAAACCTGATAAATTTTAGAGACTATATAAAAATCGATTCGGCTGAAGATTATTTTGAAAAGATGAAGGCCTATCTTTACACTGATAAAAAAGAAGGCTACGAAAAAATGTCCACAGCCCTGAAAAAACGGGCCATGGCCAACGGCAAAAAGCTCATGCACGAAGACGAACGGGTGGAAGCCTTATCTGTGATTGACTCCAAGCTATCCATTGCTGAGGTTGAATTTGACGGGACCTATTTGGAACTGCCTGAGCCAATTATTGAAAGCGTCCTTCATAAGCACAATGTAATTTTTGCCATGTATTATTTGAACGGAGCCATTTCCAATTCATATCTTATAGTTTACCGTGAGGGGACAGATCCTGGACCAGTCAAAAACAGCTTAAGTGAAATGATAAATGAAGAGCTAAAAAATATTTCTAGGCTCTTTAAAAAAGACACAGAAGAAACTTTGGATGCTTATTTGCCAAAGCTATCTTGGATTTCAGATATAGAAAGCCTGGGATCCATGAGCGATAAGACCAAACGCCTGGAGTCCATTATCGGGTCTTTGGTCGACGAATTATCGCTGGCTGATGAGATGGAAGAAAATATAAAACTGGCCAGCAAATTTATGAAGGCAGACTTGGCAACCCAAACTGTTAAATGTTACGAAAATCTCCGTGGCATAGTGGGCGGGGAAATTTTTGAGGCAAACAGGGATAATTCCTCTGCAGCAAATGCAATCAAAGAACAATACTTGCCTGATTTTACTGGTCGGGAGCCGGAGACCATTGGCGGTGCGGTTTTGGCCATAGCCGACAGGATGCACGACTTGGCAGGCCTAGAAATTTTGGGTGAGCTCAATATAAAATCTTCCTGGGCCTTCAAAGAAGCCTATGAGATTTTGAAGCTAATGATAAGCATCAAGCCAGAGCTTAGCCTGAGGGACTTGATTGAGAGCAGCCTTTACGCTTTTGCAGAAAATTCTGTGGGCGCCTTTGACTTTGATAAGGTTTTTAAATCTCTCTTTGAAATTTTTAAAGGGCAATTTAAATACACCCTCTACAAAAACAATATCAACAATATTTTCTATGAGGATATTTTAATTACAGAGGACAAGCCCATCAATAAATTGTTTATGGATTTAAAAGATTTGTCGAGCATTGAAGATGAAGACCAGCTGAAATTTTTAAAAGACCTCATTGCTTACAAGAAGATGATTGGTGGAGCAAGTGATCCAGTAGATGGCGACTTTACAGAATCTGAATCGGATTTTTCGGATTTGATAAAATACGCAGGTGACAAGTCCAATGATGCTCTGGAATTTTTTAACCATCTTTACGAATACAAGGATAGATTTTACAAGCTCAAGGACTCTTATAAGGAGGCTGAAATCAGTAAATCCAGTCTGGTCCTTGCAGATAATTTAGAAGGGAGGTGGATATAG
- the era gene encoding GTPase Era → MKSGFANLIGRPNVGKSSILNRLIGEKLAIVTNKPQTTRVPMKFIYTDERMQVVFFDNPGYQRPKNKLNRVMNEEILANLKDGDINLYVVDNSLETGRLDSDVFELAAEDKTPKALLVNKSDELSPEEKVLLDEKYRDMGIFDRVIFISALRGDGFDELLDYVYETLDEGPKYFDDEFITDLPVRDIMREILREKCLIHLDEEIPHGIYIDIDDYEETEDKIRVRFIMYIERDSHKAIVIGKNGSMINKIIKDAEKDMTHFCGKNVKIKIDIKTRKNWRKEDRLVSRWF, encoded by the coding sequence ATGAAAAGCGGATTTGCAAATTTAATCGGCCGACCTAATGTTGGCAAGAGTTCGATTTTAAATAGATTAATTGGCGAGAAACTGGCAATCGTTACAAATAAGCCACAGACGACTCGGGTTCCCATGAAATTCATCTATACTGACGAGAGGATGCAGGTGGTGTTCTTTGACAACCCCGGCTACCAAAGGCCAAAGAATAAATTAAATCGAGTAATGAACGAAGAAATCCTAGCCAATTTAAAGGACGGGGACATAAATCTTTACGTGGTCGACAACTCCTTGGAGACTGGCCGCTTGGATTCAGATGTTTTTGAACTGGCAGCTGAGGATAAAACGCCCAAGGCTCTCCTTGTAAATAAATCCGACGAGCTTTCTCCAGAAGAAAAAGTCCTCTTGGACGAAAAATACCGAGACATGGGTATTTTTGACCGGGTGATTTTTATTTCTGCCTTGAGGGGAGATGGCTTTGACGAGCTCTTGGATTATGTTTATGAGACTTTAGACGAAGGCCCAAAATATTTCGACGACGAATTTATTACAGATTTGCCTGTCCGCGATATTATGCGGGAGATTTTGAGGGAAAAATGCCTAATCCACTTGGACGAGGAAATTCCCCACGGGATTTATATCGATATTGACGATTACGAAGAGACCGAAGACAAAATACGAGTCCGCTTCATTATGTATATAGAAAGGGACAGCCACAAGGCCATTGTAATTGGCAAAAACGGGTCTATGATTAATAAAATTATTAAAGATGCCGAAAAGGATATGACTCACTTTTGCGGCAAAAATGTTAAAATTAAAATCGATATAAAGACTAGAAAAAATTGGCGAAAGGAAGACAGGCTTGTCTCGAGATGGTTTTAG
- a CDS encoding diacylglycerol kinase — MKESKFLKSFNNAANGLVQVFKTERNMKFHFLVAGLVMLAGLMFNLNKQEFVQLITAIVFVLFAEMINTSIEYLVDATVKDFDPIVKVVKDVAAGAVLLSAFYACIVGYLIFYDKLVPAGRRFLGGIHQNPVHLTVIAVGLTVLLIIALKSRYSKERGSYFQGGVVSGHSAISFLIATIILFNANSALVITLGFILAMLVAESRIEGKIHKPMDTIYGAMLGIIIGIFIFLIFG, encoded by the coding sequence TTGAAGGAAAGTAAGTTTTTAAAATCTTTTAATAATGCAGCAAACGGCCTGGTCCAGGTTTTTAAGACCGAGCGCAACATGAAATTTCATTTTCTTGTCGCTGGTCTTGTCATGCTGGCCGGCCTCATGTTTAATTTAAACAAGCAGGAATTTGTCCAGCTCATAACGGCCATCGTCTTTGTATTATTTGCAGAGATGATAAACACATCCATCGAATACCTGGTCGATGCAACGGTCAAAGATTTTGATCCAATCGTAAAGGTGGTCAAGGATGTGGCAGCAGGAGCTGTTTTACTCAGTGCTTTTTATGCATGCATTGTAGGTTATTTGATTTTTTACGACAAGCTGGTCCCAGCCGGCCGAAGATTTTTGGGCGGCATCCACCAAAATCCCGTCCACCTAACTGTAATTGCTGTCGGACTTACAGTTTTACTTATTATTGCTCTCAAGTCCAGGTACTCCAAGGAACGCGGCAGCTACTTCCAAGGGGGAGTTGTCTCTGGACATTCGGCGATTTCTTTTTTGATTGCCACTATTATTTTATTTAATGCTAACAGCGCTCTTGTGATAACCCTTGGTTTTATCCTAGCTATGCTGGTAGCTGAATCCAGAATTGAGGGCAAGATTCACAAGCCAATGGACACCATCTACGGGGCTATGCTTGGAATTATTATTGGAATTTTTATATTTTTAATTTTTGGGTGA
- a CDS encoding pyruvate, water dikinase regulatory protein, producing MYDITVFVLSDSVGETGTKLARACLAQFPNCNYEIKRYPYILSKDQILEAIDEARDIPSVIIYSTVMTDHQDFIEHQAKKLGIPTIDIMKKPLTAISKILHDNPVRESGILRKMDEKYFQTVNAVEFAVKYDDGKDPRGVLKADICLVGISRTSKTPLSMYLANKGYYVANVPLVPEVPLARELYEKDKRRVFGLETNVESMMKIRAERLLALGLPANSMYSETDRIEKEIEYSKKVMDELGCTVIDVSNKAIEETAEIILETMEARFGIRD from the coding sequence ATGTATGACATTACAGTTTTTGTCCTAAGCGACTCGGTTGGAGAAACGGGAACCAAACTTGCTCGCGCTTGTCTGGCCCAATTTCCCAATTGCAATTACGAAATCAAGAGATACCCATATATTTTATCCAAGGACCAAATCCTAGAGGCAATTGACGAGGCTAGGGACATCCCTTCGGTTATAATTTACAGTACGGTTATGACTGACCACCAGGATTTTATCGAGCACCAGGCCAAGAAGCTTGGCATACCTACAATTGATATAATGAAAAAACCCCTCACTGCAATTTCAAAAATTCTCCACGATAATCCAGTAAGAGAATCGGGAATTTTGAGGAAGATGGACGAAAAATATTTCCAAACTGTAAATGCAGTTGAGTTTGCAGTTAAGTATGACGACGGCAAGGATCCAAGAGGTGTATTAAAGGCGGACATTTGCTTGGTTGGCATCAGCCGGACTAGTAAAACTCCCCTTAGCATGTACTTGGCCAACAAGGGTTACTATGTGGCAAATGTGCCCCTGGTTCCTGAAGTTCCCCTTGCTCGCGAGCTTTATGAAAAAGATAAGAGACGAGTCTTTGGCTTGGAGACAAATGTGGAATCCATGATGAAGATCAGGGCCGAGAGGCTACTTGCCCTTGGACTTCCAGCAAACTCCATGTACTCAGAGACCGACAGAATTGAAAAAGAAATTGAATATTCCAAAAAAGTTATGGATGAGCTGGGCTGCACAGTTATTGACGTGTCCAACAAGGCCATAGAAGAGACAGCCGAAATTATTCTTGAAACCATGGAAGCGAGGTTTGGTATTCGTGACTAA
- the cdd gene encoding cytidine deaminase: MYNFSEIDKKLIKACLDVKANAYVPITKFKVGAAILADDGEIYTGTNIETMTLAPSICAERNAIYGAMAKGVRTFSKIAVCGDYDFTFPCGVCRQVIYELSPDATVFVVKSEAEVEVYNIKDLLPHGFRLEEE; encoded by the coding sequence ATGTATAATTTTAGCGAAATTGATAAAAAATTAATAAAGGCTTGCTTGGATGTAAAGGCAAACGCCTATGTGCCCATCACAAAGTTCAAGGTTGGTGCAGCGATTTTGGCTGACGACGGAGAAATTTACACCGGGACAAATATAGAGACTATGACTTTGGCTCCCAGCATCTGTGCGGAGAGAAATGCAATTTACGGGGCCATGGCAAAGGGTGTCAGAACTTTTTCCAAGATTGCCGTTTGCGGCGACTACGATTTTACTTTTCCCTGCGGAGTTTGCAGGCAAGTTATTTACGAACTCAGCCCCGATGCCACAGTTTTTGTCGTGAAATCAGAGGCGGAAGTTGAAGTTTATAATATAAAAGATTTGTTGCCTCACGGCTTCAGATTGGAGGAAGAATGA
- the recO gene encoding DNA repair protein RecO — MKVEGIVLRLIKYKESSAIATVLTDDLGKISINCQRIYRNKNWVDPPALETMSITNFVLREGRTIYYLDEIESTVRMEAMARDHKVFFAGHIVAEILLKSLENEYQVTNIYPLTKTYLENLTEENAYYLTAAWIFKYLSLLGYKPYINMGEGSLYLSQSGIVSLDEMDSSGMILPVTSLDRDMVVRAMNSRFADIKDTAYDLLDKAVFYALLNLDLNKINSYELLKNWRYYE, encoded by the coding sequence ATGAAGGTTGAAGGAATTGTTCTGAGGCTAATAAAATACAAGGAATCATCCGCTATTGCGACAGTCCTTACAGACGACCTGGGCAAGATTTCCATAAACTGCCAAAGGATTTACAGGAACAAAAACTGGGTGGACCCACCGGCTCTTGAGACGATGAGCATTACCAATTTTGTTTTAAGAGAGGGTCGGACTATTTATTATTTGGATGAGATTGAATCCACTGTCCGCATGGAGGCCATGGCCAGGGACCATAAAGTGTTTTTTGCCGGCCATATAGTGGCTGAAATCCTTTTAAAGTCTCTGGAAAATGAATATCAAGTGACTAACATTTATCCCCTAACTAAAACCTATTTGGAAAATCTGACAGAGGAAAACGCATATTATCTAACGGCGGCTTGGATTTTTAAATACCTGAGCCTACTTGGTTACAAGCCCTATATAAATATGGGCGAGGGCTCTCTTTACTTGAGCCAAAGCGGTATTGTCAGCCTGGATGAAATGGATTCGTCGGGGATGATTTTACCAGTCACGAGCCTAGACAGAGACATGGTGGTAAGGGCCATGAATTCGCGTTTTGCAGACATAAAAGACACGGCTTATGACCTCTTGGACAAGGCAGTTTTTTATGCCCTCTTGAATTTGGATTTAAATAAAATTAATTCTTATGAATTACTTAAAAATTGGAGGTATTATGAATAA
- a CDS encoding class I SAM-dependent methyltransferase has protein sequence MDRLEQIVDLIEFEECLADVGCDHGYVGLELFKKGKIKKLIATDISADCLEKSNLLFADKPYDYEGRVGDGLKPIEYGEVDALVIAGMGGDLIAKIVCADEEKTKSLKKFIIQPMTEPKKVRKTFYDLGFTRTHDLIVKEKKHYYFVMVFELLDTKDQAEEDYTYTRLLQAHPLFKDYIRHEIRKRKNIINEIKTKSGKDNAAIIEKENEIKELERFEN, from the coding sequence ATGGATAGACTAGAACAGATAGTTGACCTGATTGAGTTCGAGGAATGCCTAGCCGATGTCGGTTGCGACCACGGCTATGTGGGCCTCGAACTTTTTAAAAAAGGCAAGATAAAAAAACTAATAGCGACGGATATTTCTGCCGACTGCTTAGAAAAATCCAATCTTTTATTTGCAGACAAGCCCTACGATTACGAGGGCAGAGTGGGCGATGGCCTTAAGCCAATTGAATATGGAGAAGTGGACGCCCTTGTAATTGCAGGTATGGGCGGAGATTTGATTGCAAAGATCGTCTGCGCGGACGAGGAGAAAACCAAATCCCTAAAGAAATTTATAATCCAACCTATGACCGAGCCCAAAAAGGTTAGAAAAACTTTTTACGACCTGGGCTTTACCCGGACTCACGATTTAATTGTCAAGGAGAAAAAGCACTATTATTTTGTAATGGTCTTTGAATTACTGGACACAAAGGACCAGGCCGAAGAAGATTATACTTATACAAGACTGTTGCAGGCCCATCCCCTTTTTAAAGATTATATAAGGCATGAGATAAGAAAAAGAAAAAATATTATAAATGAAATAAAAACCAAGAGTGGCAAGGATAACGCTGCCATTATAGAAAAAGAAAATGAGATAAAGGAGCTAGAGCGTTTTGAAAATTAA
- a CDS encoding deoxyguanosinetriphosphate triphosphohydrolase → MTNIRQTLEANEHKILSPYACFSDTARRDREEEKCSIRTDFQRDRDRILHSKSFRRLKHKTQVYIAPAGDHFRTRLTHTLEVAQIGRTIARALGLNEDLTEAIALGHDLGHTPFGHSGENVLNTISKYEFKHNLHSLRVVEFIEPHKNFRGLNLTKEVRDGIKNHSGDGKAATLEGKIIKFADRIAYINHDIDDSIRAGFLKNEDIPKEISEVLGNNPSDRIDYLVKDIIKNSYGKDDILMSDPTLEAMLSLRAFMFKNVYQDERSSVQGEKIFNLLEALYKHYKSHPEDMGDHLKIYDHDEDIDRIVTDYVAGMTDQFAIEKFKELFLPTSFRRV, encoded by the coding sequence GTGACTAATATTAGACAGACCCTAGAGGCAAACGAACACAAAATTCTCTCGCCCTACGCCTGTTTCTCAGACACGGCAAGGCGTGATAGGGAAGAGGAAAAGTGTTCCATTAGGACAGATTTTCAAAGGGACAGGGATAGGATTTTGCATTCAAAATCTTTTAGGAGATTAAAACACAAGACGCAAGTCTATATTGCTCCAGCTGGCGACCATTTTAGGACCAGGCTTACTCACACCCTTGAGGTTGCACAAATCGGTCGGACTATTGCCAGGGCCCTTGGACTAAACGAGGACCTGACAGAGGCCATTGCTTTGGGCCACGATCTTGGCCACACGCCCTTTGGCCACAGCGGAGAAAATGTATTAAATACAATTAGCAAGTATGAATTCAAACACAATTTGCATTCACTTCGAGTGGTTGAATTTATCGAGCCCCACAAAAATTTTCGTGGGCTAAATCTTACCAAGGAAGTCCGTGACGGCATCAAGAACCATTCGGGCGATGGCAAAGCGGCGACTTTGGAGGGCAAGATAATTAAATTTGCAGATAGGATTGCCTATATAAATCATGATATAGACGACTCAATTCGAGCTGGATTTTTAAAAAACGAAGACATCCCTAAGGAAATTTCTGAAGTTTTGGGCAACAATCCCAGCGACAGGATCGATTACCTGGTCAAGGATATTATAAAAAATTCATACGGCAAGGACGATATTTTGATGTCCGACCCAACATTAGAGGCCATGCTGAGTCTCCGGGCTTTTATGTTTAAAAATGTCTACCAAGACGAGAGGTCATCCGTTCAAGGAGAAAAAATATTTAATCTCCTGGAAGCTCTTTACAAACATTACAAGTCTCATCCAGAAGACATGGGCGACCATTTAAAAATTTACGACCATGACGAAGATATAGATAGGATTGTTACAGATTATGTGGCTGGTATGACAGACCAATTTGCCATTGAAAAGTTTAAGGAATTATTTTTACCAACGAGTTTTAGAAGGGTTTAA
- the rpoD gene encoding RNA polymerase sigma factor RpoD: MKGNDIVQNIQKQKSLMESLLFLFEAGTKTGHVTYNDINENLSSFELEVWQIEKIYNQMAALKIEITDEESYSVGIVPKEKAEDKKAHSKKAIKESEVQKGAKVDDPVRMYLKEIGKVDLLTMDEEIELAKRIEAGDESAKAELAEANLRLVVSIAKRYINRGMPFLDLIQEGNLGLMRAVEKFEYQKGFKFSTYATWWIRQAITRAIADQARTIRIPVHMVETINRLLRVERSLVQELGREPTPEEVAKEMNIDVERVREIQKIAQEPVSLETPIGEEEDSHLGDFIPDEDIPSPQESATNTMLREELFSTLSLLTEREQKVIRLRFGLDDGKVRTLEEVGKVFDVTRERIRQIEAKALRKLRHPKRSEKLKDFLE; this comes from the coding sequence ATGAAAGGAAATGATATAGTGCAAAATATACAAAAACAAAAATCTTTAATGGAATCTCTGCTATTTTTGTTTGAGGCTGGAACAAAGACGGGCCATGTCACCTACAATGACATCAACGAAAATCTATCGTCTTTTGAGCTGGAAGTCTGGCAGATTGAAAAAATTTACAATCAGATGGCAGCTCTCAAGATTGAAATAACAGACGAAGAGTCTTATTCAGTCGGCATTGTTCCAAAAGAAAAGGCCGAGGATAAAAAAGCCCATAGCAAAAAAGCAATCAAGGAATCCGAAGTTCAAAAGGGAGCCAAGGTTGACGACCCTGTTAGGATGTACTTAAAAGAAATTGGTAAGGTCGACCTCCTCACCATGGACGAGGAAATTGAACTTGCCAAGCGTATTGAAGCTGGTGACGAATCGGCCAAGGCTGAATTGGCAGAGGCCAATCTCCGCTTGGTTGTAAGTATAGCTAAAAGATATATCAATCGTGGCATGCCGTTTTTGGATTTGATTCAAGAGGGCAATCTGGGTCTCATGAGGGCTGTTGAAAAGTTTGAATACCAAAAGGGCTTTAAATTTTCAACTTATGCGACTTGGTGGATTAGGCAGGCCATCACTCGTGCCATTGCTGACCAAGCTAGGACCATTAGGATTCCTGTCCACATGGTTGAAACCATCAATAGGCTCCTCAGAGTTGAGAGGTCACTGGTCCAAGAATTGGGCCGCGAACCGACTCCAGAGGAAGTCGCCAAGGAAATGAATATAGATGTTGAAAGGGTCAGGGAAATTCAAAAAATTGCCCAAGAACCTGTCAGCCTTGAAACTCCAATTGGCGAAGAAGAAGACTCGCACTTAGGCGATTTTATTCCTGATGAAGACATCCCTAGTCCACAGGAATCTGCAACCAATACCATGCTTCGCGAGGAACTTTTCTCTACACTCTCACTTTTAACTGAGCGTGAGCAAAAGGTCATCCGCCTCCGCTTTGGCCTGGATGATGGCAAGGTGAGAACGCTTGAGGAAGTTGGCAAGGTCTTTGACGTTACCAGAGAGCGGATCAGACAAATCGAAGCCAAGGCCCTGCGCAAGCTCCGCCATCCAAAACGCAGCGAAAAATTGAAAGACTTTTTAGAATAA